A window of the Listeria swaminathanii genome harbors these coding sequences:
- a CDS encoding DUF3116 family protein, with the protein MERPSNELILMVLNVVKNPIYNIKSLTIHFLQTDIVGDSTRNELLYCTYWLEFHGFIQRDENNNKQKYYSITKQGDFLLQKIKNELS; encoded by the coding sequence ATGGAAAGGCCCAGTAATGAGCTTATTCTTATGGTATTGAATGTTGTTAAAAATCCAATATATAACATAAAATCATTGACCATCCACTTTTTGCAAACTGACATCGTTGGCGATTCTACAAGAAATGAGCTGTTATATTGTACTTATTGGCTTGAGTTTCATGGGTTTATTCAGAGAGACGAAAATAATAATAAGCAAAAGTACTACAGCATAACCAAACAAGGGGATTTTTTACTGCAAAAAATTAAAAATGAACTTTCATGA
- a CDS encoding histidine phosphatase family protein, with the protein MKKTLYLMRHGQTLFNQRKKIQGFCDAPLTELGIKQAKIAGSYFQENNIEFDQAYSSTSERACDTLELVTDKSYTRLKGLKEWNFGTFEGESEDLNPPLPYGDFFATFGGEREMDFRDRLLETMEGIMSQDKHDTVLAVSHGAACAQFARYWEKTSKVGKVTGLKNCCILKFEYENGEFTLVNFINHDFDSGAHIESAK; encoded by the coding sequence ATGAAAAAAACGCTATATTTAATGCGCCACGGTCAAACATTATTTAATCAGCGCAAAAAAATTCAAGGCTTTTGCGACGCACCACTAACAGAGCTTGGTATCAAACAAGCCAAAATCGCTGGAAGTTACTTTCAAGAAAACAATATTGAATTCGACCAAGCCTATAGTTCCACTTCAGAGCGCGCATGCGACACGTTAGAGCTTGTTACAGATAAAAGTTACACTAGATTGAAAGGCTTAAAAGAATGGAATTTCGGCACGTTTGAAGGGGAGAGCGAAGATTTAAATCCACCACTTCCATATGGTGATTTTTTCGCGACATTTGGTGGGGAACGGGAAATGGATTTTAGAGATCGCTTACTCGAAACAATGGAGGGCATCATGAGCCAAGATAAGCATGACACGGTTCTCGCTGTATCCCACGGAGCCGCTTGCGCCCAGTTTGCCCGATATTGGGAGAAAACGAGTAAGGTTGGCAAAGTAACAGGTCTGAAAAATTGCTGCATATTGAAGTTTGAATATGAAAATGGAGAGTTTACTTTGGTTAATTTTATTAATCATGATTTTGATAGTGGAGCGCATATTGAAAGCGCCAAATAA
- the dbpA gene encoding ATP-dependent RNA helicase DbpA, translated as MNNLKLSEEIKRAINELGYTEATPVQKAVIPVALTGEDIVAKSQTGSGKTAAFAIPIAEQVVWEENKPQALIIVPTRELAMQVKTECTNIGRFKRVKAAAIYGQSPFAKQKLELSQKNHIVVGTPGRLLDHIEKGSLNVDKVAHLVLDEVDEMLSMGFIDQVEDILSRLPKERQNLFFSATMPEEMQDLIKRYQDDPMVIEMASEKTNPIFHVEMQTDNKEKTLKDVLITENPDSAIIFCNTKNQVDELTDLLDLRVSKIHGGLRQEDRFRAMDDFKSGKSRFLIATDVAGRGIDVDNVSLVINYDLPIEKENYVHRIGRTGRAGKSGKAISFVKTNENPLLRDIEEMLQITIEKKRKPTVIEVRANEEAFHKKQQKRPVVKKARGEKLNKNIMKLYFNGGKKKKIRAVDFVGTISKLEGITAEDIGIITIEDHVSFVEILNGKGPAVLEMMRSRKVKGRRLKVNEARKR; from the coding sequence ATGAATAATTTAAAATTAAGTGAAGAAATTAAAAGAGCGATTAATGAACTAGGATATACAGAAGCGACGCCTGTTCAAAAAGCAGTAATTCCAGTTGCCTTAACAGGAGAAGATATTGTTGCTAAATCACAAACTGGTAGTGGGAAAACAGCGGCATTCGCAATTCCAATCGCCGAACAAGTCGTTTGGGAAGAGAACAAGCCACAAGCGCTTATTATCGTTCCAACCCGAGAGCTAGCGATGCAAGTCAAAACGGAATGCACGAACATTGGCCGCTTTAAACGGGTTAAAGCAGCAGCCATTTACGGACAATCACCATTTGCCAAACAAAAATTAGAACTAAGCCAAAAAAATCATATTGTCGTTGGGACACCTGGCCGACTACTTGATCACATCGAAAAAGGTTCACTGAATGTTGATAAAGTAGCCCACTTAGTTTTAGATGAAGTAGACGAAATGTTAAGCATGGGCTTTATTGATCAAGTAGAAGACATTCTTAGCCGTTTACCAAAAGAGCGCCAAAATCTATTTTTCTCTGCAACAATGCCAGAAGAAATGCAAGATTTAATTAAACGTTACCAAGACGATCCAATGGTAATTGAAATGGCATCGGAAAAAACGAACCCGATTTTCCATGTCGAAATGCAAACAGACAATAAAGAAAAAACACTAAAAGACGTTTTAATTACAGAAAATCCTGATAGCGCGATTATTTTTTGTAACACGAAAAATCAAGTGGATGAGTTAACTGATTTACTCGATTTACGAGTTAGTAAAATTCATGGCGGCTTAAGACAAGAAGACCGTTTTCGTGCGATGGATGATTTTAAAAGTGGCAAGTCGCGCTTCTTAATTGCGACAGATGTGGCGGGGCGCGGGATTGATGTAGATAATGTATCACTCGTAATCAACTACGATTTGCCGATTGAAAAAGAAAACTATGTCCACCGAATCGGTCGTACTGGTCGTGCTGGAAAAAGCGGGAAAGCGATTAGCTTCGTGAAAACGAATGAAAATCCGCTGCTACGGGACATAGAAGAAATGCTCCAAATCACCATTGAGAAAAAACGTAAACCGACAGTGATAGAAGTAAGAGCAAATGAAGAAGCTTTCCACAAAAAACAACAAAAACGCCCAGTAGTCAAAAAAGCTCGCGGGGAAAAATTAAATAAAAACATCATGAAACTTTACTTTAACGGCGGCAAAAAGAAAAAAATCCGCGCGGTAGATTTTGTTGGAACGATTTCTAAATTAGAAGGAATTACAGCAGAAGATATTGGTATTATTACAATTGAGGATCATGTTTCTTTTGTCGAAATTTTAAATGGAAAAGGACCGGCAGTGCTGGAAATGATGCGTTCCCGTAAAGTGAAAGGTAGACGCTTGAAAGTAAACGAAGCTAGAAAACGATAA